tatCTTGAAATATGTCATGTTATTCACTGTCTAAACTAATTGCAATAATATATTTTCAGATGAAGATGAGGATGAAGATGAAGAGGAAGattttgatgatgatgatgaatggGAAGATTAGTTTTTCCTAGCAAGACTATAATCCTTCCTGTCTTTCTGATTTCCTGTAAAATTGTCCTGTAAATGTTTTGCAGATTTTGCTGTATATTTTTGTTGCCTTTTGCTCTTTTTCATAATCTGTGCAATACCTCATTTAATAATTCATTTGATAAAGTATTGTGGTAAAGCTACACCCTATGCAAGATGGTGTTGGGACATGTAAGGAACTACATATATATGTGTTCattccagcaacaaaagaaattggGTGATGGAATACAGTTGAATTGAACTTTAATTATGCTTGTTAAAAGCCAGAATAGTAACACTATTTTTTCAAACCCTGCATTTTCTGTACCTAAGAAGAAGCAACACTTATTAAAACCACATAGCACTATCAACTTCTTAAATATGGCTATTCTGTTTGGATCCTTCAATGCTTTGTTGTTGCTGAAGCTAGCAGAACTTTGCATCCTCCTGAAGTAACTCACTGCAAGAATGCACAGCTTACGGGCAACTCATTTGTGTTTTACTATTCAGTAATACATTATCTTGAAGGATTCAATACAAAGATGTAACCAACGTATCTGTGATGAATGTCTTATACTATTTTCAGCAATACAGTTCTGCCAACTATTTTTTCAGTTGAAATCCCCTTTTATCTCTATTACATTGGGTAAATGTTTATATTCCTGGCTGCTTCCATGTTTGGAAATTAGGTTATGTTTCAAATAGGAATCTGAGCTCTCTTATGAAAACACTAAAcacatttgtgggaagaaagTTTATCCCTTAAAATGCTAAGTAAAAGCATTTCTTCTAATCATACACAGTGCATATATAGCAGCATATGGGTGAGTGGAAAATAGTCTAAGGATCAGTTTTCTGAGGATGAAGGCTGTGATTAGGAATTTGTTTAATATTCATAAAGGGCTGTGCTTAATGCTTGTTAAACTGCAATTTTGGGACTATTTGGAAGTGGACTCTTGTAATAATGAATGTCGACATCAATATCTTTACGTTATAGACCTttttgatgaccttgcatcaaaaTCAAAGAGTAAACTCAATACAAATTACAATTATGGAATGAAACTTTTAACTGAAAAGTATacctaaaataaatattttaaattaccaAAATCTACATACGTCTTTTCAGATTTATTATGACGGTGAGGGTATATTGATCACTGATACTGTGTTATTGCTGTCTTTTATCTAGCTGTTGACTTTGAGCTCATTATTTTCACCACCAATGGCTTTTCTCTTGCGATGCCTGCTGTGTTTCCTCCATTTGTTCTTGGATAGTGCATGCAGTCGATTTATTTGCTGTCTTAATTTCTGGAACTGCTGGCAAGCATTCATTTATGATTCTCTTCAGTTCTGGAAACCAAAACAATTTCCATTGAAATGCCTCTTCATTCTGTCAACTATGTTTTACTTCTCCGTGAGCAGAACATTCAGAAACTAGAATCtttgttattttcctttattttgtctCACTTTCTTAAAAGTTAACTGTGATTGAAACATTCATAAAGCCTTAAATAACATCCAGGTTTCTTAACTGTTACAACATAATTAAAAATTTTCTGTATTAAAAATACACATCAAATCATtctaccagagagagagagaacttatTACTTGATGATTGCTCCTTTCTTTCCATGGTGCAGAGCATAGTACATCTtcttgtgactgactaaactcagccacacggaagctgtaactgggagatatagaagtctttctttacacagcagatcttctggagagtctcactctcctgacacaatgttttatactgtttGAACACAAAGTtaacaataaacgattaactacagtttcagtgGTTATAATCAggtactttaacattttgaatatagtcaggtaaATTTACAGAATACACATTTTATAATGGTAGCACATCCTGAGTAGCAgaatccctttgaatattcagtacTTGTGTCTATTCCAAAAGCTACTGAGCACAAACTCCATACTCCCAAAATATACCTcctttgttacagtgttgagggatggcttcctgaatatacaactggccagaatattaagtgacaaaacagacctgtcctcaACTGTGCATTAAGAGCCAGGGATATGCCTTCAACAatatgttaatacaggagatggccagttAATGacttccctgatctcattctgagGTTTTCAATGACtatcaattaacatgaacattcatctattgttttCCTCTGcgtagtttcaatgggacagaatcagaatgtcccattcTGGTTTCattagccttaaagtatcagttgaagttaaattgtgaacaggtttcatttcctgaagactggttctcattttaattaatccataattatgctatccataatttcgtaactccagaataatccctaacacatCTGCCTAAACTATTGACAACTGCAACGATTACTTGTAGGCTAACATTATTGTGGCCAGTACTCAATCATATACTATTGTGGCCAGTACTCAATCATATACTAGAGCCACATAATGAAGatgggattttttttcatatttatatGTGCATTTTAATTGGGTGCTTCTGTCACTAATATCCCATTTATAAGCTTAAAATTCTTTGCTGCCTAAAAACCagcaaatatttcattttcaaaagaCATCATTGTCATCTATGAGGTTGGGTTTAATGTATTGATGTAGCAGATTGGTAGTAGAGAGTAAATAagaataaataggtcattttcaggttggaaaaCTAACCAAAAGTGGGGATGTAAGTAAGAGGAGGAAGCAAAGGGACGCAGTCAGGTTGTGAGTGGGTCAGAAGGTGAAAGATGTATTTGGTAGGAAGCAAAAAAGTTTTTGAGAGATTTGAGCATTCTCCTTGAATCTCTATGTTAACTGGACTTAACAAGCATTGGAAAGTAAACACCATGTTGTCCTTTAATGCAAGGAGGGGCAAATAGAGCCACAGAGtgattgagttatacagcatgcaaacaggccctttggcccaacttgtccatgctgaccaagtctacctgagctaatcccatttgcctgcatttagcccatatccttccaaacccttcctatccatgtactttcctAAATGTCTTTCAtatactgtaattgtacctgcctctacagcttcctctgacagcttgttccatatacccaccaccctctgcagaaaAAGTTACACCCCCTCCCccgcaggtcccttttaaatctttcccctctcaccttaaacctctgcccaccagttttagactcccttgccctgggaaaaggattgtgaccattcaccttatccatgccccttgtgattttataaacctctctgaggtcacccctcagcctcctacactgggGGGAAAtaagccccagtctatccagcttctctttataactcgagccctccagtccgggtaacatcctcgtgaatctttcctgcaccctttccatctcaatatagctgggcgaccagaactgtacacaagagAGATGAATGAACTCTTGCTACCATTGGACTGTGCTGCAAAACTGCATATAGTTTCGTCTCCTTGCCCTGGTAACGCAACAAGCCACGTGTATACGGCATTTAAATGCTGGATGGTGATCCCACTCGGGCGACTCACAATGAGAAAACAGAGTTCGGATGACTTGTAAAAGAAACCCCCAAACAGAAATAACTTGTGAAGTTTTATAAAATTCAGTACGATTAAAGCTTCAGCGGCCCAAtgattctgcaaaacaaaagaatggACACTGAAATCGCGCTGAACAGGCGTCATTCATCAAATTCTTTGAAGCGGGTTTCCTGGACGAAGTTGAACCGTCTCCAGTTTTGCAGTTGCTACGTGCCTCAGCACTTCGctcattgttttaaattccagcaTGTGAGGCAGTGTTTTATTTCTGGTGCCTCTTCAAGCCATTGTACCAGTTGGGAAGAATAATAACACACAACACAGACCCAGACACCTAAACCAGCttcaaatgcagcaaatgggatCCATTGCAACGGTCGATGTATCTTATTTAAAGCACGCGAAACATTAACCGCTTCCCCCAATGTTTCAGTTGCAGCCTGACTCAAAAACTTTCGGTTTTTGTTTGCTATTTTGTCTTTACCCCGTTTCACAACTGCCCATATGCCGGAGTCAGTAAGGAGGATGAGCGTAACTATAAATCTCCGCTATTAATGAGGAGACGTACCCGGTCTCCACCCCCAGAGCCCGTGGACATTCATCGCTGAGTTTTCGAGAGAGCGGCAGATTTCTGGGCAATAAGAGCCAAGCTTAAGGAAACCCAACGAGAAAGCGGGGAGGTGGAGGGTCTGCCGTGATCTATTGAACGGCGGAGCACATTTGTTAGGGTGAATGGTCTACCTCTCCTATTGTTACTTGAATATTGTGGCATTTCATTATATTAGATCCGCCGTATGAAGGCCAGATTGTTAAATCTGAAAAGTCTGCTCAATATTAAAGTACAATATCTATAAATAGCATGAAGGTCTGATACAGAATATATAAATGTGCGGGCTTTAACGTACGAGGTTATAAATAGCGTGGATTGCAATGTACAACATCTACAACCAGTGAAACCTATGAATGCCCTCACTTTGACAGGTTCCTATTATACAGGCGTGGCTCGGGTTTTTTTAATCCACGCCTCTCCATTTATCCGCCCCATTTCATCGCACAATCAGTATTCTCTTTAAaaagaatattatttttaaataactttttttttgttcttttcaccTTGCAATTCTAAATCTGGCCCCGCAGTTCTGTTTTCAAGCACTTCACTAAAACTTTCCTCAAATCTGCCTGGAGTTTAATTCAAAAATAGATGGTTCTTGTGGAGATGAATCACTTTTTGCTTTATAAGGTCTGGAGCGAGGGCCAGCAGCGGCGGGTGATAGGAAGCCCTGGAAACTGTATCTGGTCATCGGCTGGTGGGCAATGCGACGGCTCCTGGACTGGCACCGCTAGTCTTCCCAACTTGCAAAGGCGTGACGAGCCCGAATACGATGCCGAGTCTGTTCTCTTGGCTGAACTGTTTCGACTGACGTGTGTTACTCAAAACGGAACATGCTTTCATACATTGTTACGGAGGAGCGAGCACATGATGATCTCAACCCATGAGGCTGCTTTAAAAGTTACCTGCAGGAAACCAGACATCCATTCAGCCGCTTCGTGGGAATCTGAGCGCCACCGAAGTTGATCAGTTAGAAATACTTGCTGCTTCACCGCACAGACCTGTAAAATGTCACAGTTCGGTTACAGAAAAGAACTGTCGAAGTACGAGGACATAGACGAGGATGAAATCCTTGCCTCCCTGACTTCAGATGAGCTGAAGGAACTGGAGAGGGAGTTGGACAATATCGACCCCAACGAGTTTGTTCCCATTGGGCTTAGGCAGAAAGACCAAACAGACAAAACTCCTCAAGGAACATTCAGCAGAGAGGCATTGATGGCATACTGGGAACAAGAaacacagaaactgctggaaaaagagCGACTTTGCGCTGAACCAAACCAGGTATGCTCTATATCCAAACCTGACATCGGCGCAGAATGACAGCTGCCCTGCATCTATAATCATAGAAGTACAGAAGGAGGTTTTTCGACCTCTTTTGCCTGTACTAGCTCTTTGAAAAAGTCATCCTATTAGTTCTACTCTcctgctttcccccccccccccataaccctACAAATGTTTCCCTTTCAAGTTTTTATCcacttccttttgaaagttactgttaAACTTTTAAACTACTGCTGATCAATTGGTCCAATAGCTAGAAAGTAGCTCATCAGTGGTCGGCTGGCCTGCCTGTGTAGTCTCAATAGAACAAATGACCCCCTTCACCAGTGATGTTCTGTGGTTGAGTCCAGTACTGCTATCTTTTCAAGTGGTAAGTTACAGATTATTGACAACTCCTTGCAAATATTGTTCGCATTATCCCTCTGGTTCTTaggtcatagatttaaaataattaataatagTTATTGACCCCAACCTTCTCACCTGTCAGTGGAAAAAAGCTCTCCTTATGCACCTCATCATAACTCATGAAGTGAGTTATCTCATCCCATTATCACATGAGGCAGAATCCCAGTTAAATAATCAGAAACATAGCATTTTGGAAAATATACAGCTTTTTccttaaatgtaaaaaaaatcctttctaaTTTAAATTATGTCTGGCATGTAATAGTTACAGGAAGGCTCTCTATGCGATTTATACAGTAGGACTGATATTGTCCATAAGTTTCTGCCCACGAAAGTTTCAGTGCTTAGCGTGCAACACAGTCTCCTGTGCTGTGCTTTCTTGGCTCTGCTGCTTCTGGGAGATGGAGCGCCATTTCTTTTGGAACTGGGCATTGCTcacaaaggccagcatttattgcccatccctaattgtccttgagaaggtgatggtgagccacgaCTTGAACCACAGCAGTACTCCGGTGAttatactcccacagtgctgttgaatagggagtcccaggatttagacccagcgatggtgaaggatcATCAATACTACCGCGTACACTGCAATCCATTTAAGGATCTTCTGAAAACTCAACTCATCTTTCAACTATAGGTTCCCAGTTTTAGCTTGGAAGCAAttttaccttccttttatttcgCTATAAAGTGCCTTGGGTCATTCTGTAAATGAAAGAAGCTATGTCTGGTTGTATTGATTGAATTGAAGTCAATTCTCCCAGTGTAGAAAATGGTATGAAAAAATTGACAGACTCTTGAGGTCTTGTGCTAATCTCCAAAAAATTGGCAAACGAAAGAACTATAGATGTtggtaatctgaaatagaaacaaaaatgctggaaacactcagcagaccagacagcatcagtggatagagaaacagacaaaggatctcagacctgaagctTTGACTATTTCTgtttccataaatgctgtctgacttccagcattttctgtttttatctccagTGTTGGTGATCTAAAGGAATCCAGTAAGTCATTGCAGGAAGCATGTTGTATTAACGGACAATGTCAGAGTAACTGATAGTAACAAGTGCAGAAGACTTAGGCAAACTAAAGCCACCGTCCAGGAGATCGTCCTGTGGAAGTCTGGGATGGAAGGGTCTGGATTTGACTAGCTGTTTTAAGGTTATGAATTTGTCACTCACTTGTGCAATGTGCAATTGCTGAACAATATAAATGTATAGGCAATCAGTTTATCAGACTTCATTGTCTAACAATGAGGTTGTTTTCATCAAAGTATCAAAAAGAATCTTTGAATAATAAATAGCTCTTATAGCTTTTGATTTCATGTCCTCATCTTAAGAGTCAGCTATAGTTGCTGTTATTGATTGCTGTTATATGCACATACTACTTTTTACAGTCTATCTGTGATAGTgatgaatctaaatgaaaaactaCTGATGTACCCAAATGAAAAAGCCATGTTATTAATGACACCTACTTTATTTATATGTAGAATGACCAGCCAGATCTGTAATACACACACATGATAACAAAGGCAGGGAAAGATCAGCCTGTCAAGCTATACCTTTTGTATGCCATGGTTAACTACCATCCCACCCTCCACAAAGAAAACAGCCTGATGAGGAAAACAAAAACTGAGACATTCTTTTTTGAACCCAAAACCCCTTAACTAAATTCCAGGAAGTCACATTGACTGGAAAGCACAGTTCCACATCCCAGTCAACATGTATAAGTTATCTTAGCCACTCTCGGCATCTTGTTAGATCCATTTTAAATGCTTGCAGTCAACATTCATTAACAAACAAGCTGGAAATTCCATAGTCAGAAGTCAGAAAGCTGCAATGAGATTCTCTAAAAACCCTTTTTCATATCCTTTATAGAATCTAAGTCTCCAATAAGCTTTTCAATAAGCAGGCAAGGGGCTTAAAGAGTGCAGTGCCCCCTTCTGAGCATTCTTGGGCGTATGGTAAGGGATAAGCAGCCCAATGTGTTAAGACCGAGGATTCTAGCCAAGGCTATATCTGTATCCATTTAGATGATATCAATTTTAATAGCAAAGCTGCAATATATTAATTGGTAACCCAgtaatgaagactgatgcaaatcAGCTATTTAATCTATTCTGGGCATCCATGCAGAATCCTTCAAGAGCCCTGTACAGAACGTTATTCTTCTGACTATAaataaagttgaaaaaaaaacCTTAGTATTAGTATCATAGCTAAATGCAATCATCTTCTCCagagacttctggctgctctgaTAACAGCTTTCATTGCCTTTGGACTTGTCTGATTTTTGTCCCAGTTCTTACAAGCTGCTCTATTTAAGTCGATAACTTGTCCTTGAAAAGAATGTTTTCATCACTTTGACTTTATCTTACCATGTAACTTTCTTTAGCTATAATGACATAGATTGTTTCTTTCCCAAGATTTTTCATGTTACTGAATCTTCAGCCCAGTGGGTCTAAATCAACCAGGCCACCAGTAGAATAAATGTGCTACGTACAGTCTTTTACCATCTTAACAAATCTACCTGATTTCAAATCAGTGGCGCATGAAATGTTTGCTTTGTCTAATTATAACAATAAATTCCAACCAAGGATGGCATTTTATTCTGGTAACTTGTCTAGTTTTTTTTATCTGAGAATATTTTTGGCCCAAGTCACTTAAAGGTGCATTCACATTAAAACGACACCGACCCAAAACAGCTTCATTTTGCTGCACTTGTAAATGGTTCCCTAATCCAACTCGATCCTGGACTGAAGTGGAGTGACACTCAATCTTCCTTCATTCCCAATTGATTTGAGCACTGTTACATGGCTTACACTTCACACAAACATTGCTGAATGTGTGCTATAAAACATTTTCGTGCACTGTATATTTTCAATTCCTTCTCAACACTAGAATTGCAATTTATTTAAAGAGTGTGCACTGAAACTTATGCTTAGCCTTCCTCCAAATTGTATCCCTCCCAGTTGGTTTATCAAGGCATAGAACATCAAAGCGAGAGAGTTGGCagcaaatttaataaaaatagtGCATGTCTGCCTGGAAATTTTTGTATTAATTATAGCCTATGCTAAATAATTcaaatttttatttcatgtttcataGGGATGTTTGGGAGAGATAAATGACTCTTGGAATTATCCATATTTAATAAACCAGGGCCATCAGAGCCCTAAAGCTACCTCAGTGATGACTCTGACTTTTCACTCCTTTTACTGAGGTCTCCTTAGAATCGCTGCTCACAGAGGCACACTCCCTCACCAGTGCCTAGATCCTGTTTCTCCTCTCACCACCCAGTTCAGGGAAGAACATTACCTGCTTCCTAATGCTTCTGTAAAACATAAGAACGTGAAACAGGATTAATCCATTGCAACCCCTGGGGccttctctgcctttcaataTCATGGTTAATCCTCTGCCTCAAGTTTATTTGGTTGCCGAATTCCTAAGCCTCTGATTCTCTTCGTCCAGACATCTGAACGCATTGAATACACAGAATACCTAAGTATCCTCGGCTCattgggaaagagaattccaTTGTTAACGAAatccctcctcatttcagttccaaGTGGCCAGACCTGAGGCAATCTTAGGCTGGAGGAAGCAACCTTGTCAATCtgtctcagaattttgtatgtctcaATAATACATAGTTTGTGACAGTGAGCATTTTtatctctcttggtaggacaatctttcattccagaaatcaaccCAGTGCATCTATGAGGCATTAATTCCAATCAGGTATAAaatccaaaactgcacataacTCCCCAAGTGAGGTGTCACTAAAAACTTCACAATCTTAGAAAATCTTCCTTACTGTTGAATACAAAGTTATTGCAATAAAAGCTTATGTGAAATTCATGTGACATTGCAACATTGTTTCTCCAATCTAGGATTGCTCTATGTACAACCATGAGGTACACCTGTTTAAGAAAGCATGTTAATTGTTAAAATGAACCAGCAGCACGCCTCAATAGTGAAGAAAACTATACCATAGCAGATTTGGTCAATATACAGCTGGAACCTTACAACAGAATTGCAGAAATAATAAATCACtttatcaacacacacaaaaagtgctggagtcctgacgaagggtctcgacccgaaatgtccactgtttatttccccccatagatgctgcctgacctgctgagttcctccagcactttttgtgtgcgttgctccaaattccagcatctgcagaatctctcatgGCTCCGTCATAAATCACTTTATGTTCAGTTGTATTAATGCATAGGTTAAAAATAATCATAGTCACGGTTTTGAAAATACAGAATGGCTTTTCACAGTATAGTGCTATTAATTCACAATCCAACAAAGATCGGATGtaaaagaacagaaaaaagtTGGAAAGGAATTAAAAATGTATATACAGTACCTTTGGGGAACTTGGcaataattcaaaattaaaatccaGTTGATGCCCTCATAGTGTTTGTTTTTCAATGTTAATTTCAGACACAAATCAATGAAGCCGGCAAAGGGAATACTGAAGATGACCATGAAAGTGAAAGTGAAGATGATGATGTAGACATAAATGAATGTACGTCTGAAACAACAAGTGAAGAAGATGAAATTGTaactgaggaggaggaagaggaggaggaggaggaggaggaggaggaagagaatgagaatgtacaagaaaTTTTTGACAAGAGATTGATTCGCAGTAACGGCCAGCTTGGATCACAAAGATGTAACGGGCATATTGATAACCAACCGATGATAAATGGCTTCAGCAAAGAAAAAATCACAGAAGATGATCCAAATCTCAAAGTGGTTGCCAGCCGAAACACAACTGttgttgaagatgcccttgacaGTATCAAAAATAATGACACTGAGAAAACAGAAATCAACTTGAATAACATTGAGAATATAAGCACTGCAACCTTCAAACTTATTGCAGAAGCTCTGAAACATAATACAGTTGTTAAAAATTTGAGCCTGGCGAACACCCATGCTGATGACCAAGCGGCTTGTGCATTAGCTGACATGCTACAGGTTAACAGAACAATCACTAACTTAAATATTGACTCCAACTATATTACAGGCAAGGGAATCTTAGCCATCataagagccatacagcacaatgGTATATTAACAGAACTTAGATTCCACAATCAAAGACATATATGCGGAGGGCAGGTTGAAATGGAAATAGCCAACCTTTTGAAAGAAAATACAACTCTCATGAAATTAGGCTACCATTTTGAACTGCCTGGACCACGAATGACAATGACAAGTATCCTAACCAGGAATCTGGACAAACAGAGGCAGAAACGCCTCCAAGAGCAAAAGCAGCAACAGGAAATGGACAAACTT
This is a stretch of genomic DNA from Pristis pectinata isolate sPriPec2 chromosome 15, sPriPec2.1.pri, whole genome shotgun sequence. It encodes these proteins:
- the LOC127578448 gene encoding leiomodin-2-like, which translates into the protein MSQFGYRKELSKYEDIDEDEILASLTSDELKELERELDNIDPNEFVPIGLRQKDQTDKTPQGTFSREALMAYWEQETQKLLEKERLCAEPNQTQINEAGKGNTEDDHESESEDDDVDINECTSETTSEEDEIVTEEEEEEEEEEEEEEENENVQEIFDKRLIRSNGQLGSQRCNGHIDNQPMINGFSKEKITEDDPNLKVVASRNTTVVEDALDSIKNNDTEKTEINLNNIENISTATFKLIAEALKHNTVVKNLSLANTHADDQAACALADMLQVNRTITNLNIDSNYITGKGILAIIRAIQHNGILTELRFHNQRHICGGQVEMEIANLLKENTTLMKLGYHFELPGPRMTMTSILTRNLDKQRQKRLQEQKQQQEMDKLLGFEGPSNPRTSALQKDSPRSSPRPSPKSSPWSSPKVVKKIHCQKSAVPPPPPPPPLPEKLVFPAPPPPPPLPVQPTPSRNIAEAIKLQELKLKNICQNGKVKKSKSIKKKQHKENNVLKELKNSLKPISDQRSEDGSRPATPHTTLHDELMSAIRGSSIKQLRRVEVPEYLR